GCCCTCCAGCGGGGTGCCCAGCTCGAAGCCGCCCTCACCGCCGTCCATCATCCCGCGGTGCGGGGGCACCTCCCAGCGGTAGCTGGGGGCGGGTCCACGGAGAGCAGCAGGTTCTCGACGAGGGCGGTGCCCGGGGCGGGGGAGGGGACGGGGCTCGCGTCGATGCGGAAGTCGGCGGCGGTCGGGAAGCCGGTGGGGCGGGCGCTCAGGTGGACGGCGTAGGCGGTCGGTGAAGTCATGATCAGGAGGCTAGGAAGGAATCCCCGGGCCGGGCAGGGGGTCGTCAGTTGCTTGCCGGGGAGGGTGCACGAAGGCGGTTTAACTCGATCGTGTGGTGGTTGGCCTCCGGGCTTGCGGCGTCTTGGGCTGTCCGGGTTAACGTGACCGTGTGATCTGGGACGCCGGGTACGGCGCCAGTGTGCGGGGCCCCTGCTCCACCGGAGTGATGGTTCAGGGCCTCCCCGTCGCCTCTGGCCGTACCTATTTGGCCAGATCGCGCAAGGGAACCGACCTCCCGGGCCCGGACCACGCACAGGATGCGTGTCGCCGCCCCGGGGTTGAGTACGCCGGGGACCAGTGCGCCCAAGACCGTTCGGGGTGTGCGGCTGAGCGGACTCACTCCTGCTCAGTCCAGAGGAACGGTTGCGTTCATGGATGGGAGCCATCTATGAACGACGCTCATGGCCCGAGGTGCGGGTGGTCCGTGAACTGGGGGCCGGCAGCGCGGGCGAGGTGGCCGCGGGCCGCGCCGACCTGGGCATCGCGACCCTGGGCGGGTCCGGCGATGTGGCGTCCGGACTGCCCGGGCTGCTGACGGGGGTGCTCGTGGAGGAGGCGTACGTCCTGGTCCACCCGGCCGGGCACCCGCGCCCGCGCGAACTGCCCCTGCTGGACTGGGACGAGAACTGCGGCTCCTACACCCGCGCCTGGTGGCGGGCCCAGGACTGGATCCCGCGCGCCACCGTGAAGGCGGACGACGACGCGATGGTGCTGACGATGGTCGGCCGGGGGCTGGGGATGGCGATCATGCCCGAGCTGTCGCTCCGGGAGGCCACGGACGCCGTGGAGATCACCCGGCTGGGCCCGCGGCGGCCGGTGCGGCACGTGGGGTACGTCACCACACCGGAAGCGGCGTCCACGCTCGCCGTCAGGGCGCTGATCAGGGAACTCCGGGCCGAGAAGGGCTGAAACGGAGCGTTTGGGGGAGGGTCCGGGAGGCCCTTCCGGGCGGTTCGCCGTCTCAGATAGTAGGAAGTCCGAGTAATTGCGGAGACATACAGGGCGAGCTGGCCTAGCTTTGTAGGAGCCGAACGTCTCGCTGATCCAGCGAATGGCGGTCGAGAGCGTGCGCCCCGAGACAGGCAACCCCTGTGGCGCACCGTTCCCCGCCTCTTCCGGCGCCTTGAAGACCCCCCTCTTCTCAAGGAGTCGATCACCATGCCCCAGACCACTGCCGTCCGCCGCGTCCGCCACGGCTCCCGTCCCGCCGAGGCCGACCGCAAGAACGCCGCCGCCGCCCTCCAGCGCGCCCTCGACCGCCGTGACAACGGCGGCTCGACCGGCCACTGACGGGCCACTGACCGGCCGCGACCCCGGCTGCTGCCGGGAAGTCGCTGCTCACGACACGTCCCGTCCACATCCTGGACGGGACATGTCGAGGGCTGGGACAGGGAGTACGGTTCCGACATGGCGACCAGCATCAATCTCGCAGTGATCCCCGGTGATGGCATCGGCCAGGAAGTCGTGGCTCAGGGCCTCAAGGTCCTTACCGCGGTCCTGCCCCAGGATGTGAAGCTGGAGACCAAGGAATACGACCTCGGCGCCCAGCGCTGGCACCGCACCGGTGAGACCCTCCCGGACGCGGACCTCGCAGCCCTCAAGCAGCACGACGCGATCCTCCTGGGCGCCATCGGCGACCCGTCGGTCCCGTCGGGCGTCCTGGAGCGCGGGCTGCTGCTCAAGCTCCGCTTCGCCTTCGACCACTTCATCAACCTGCGGCCGTCGAAGCTGTTCCCCAACACCGCCACCCCGCTGGCGGGCCGTCCGGAGATCGACTTCGTCGTGGTCCGCGAGGGCACCGAGGGCCCGTACACCGGCAACGGCGGTTCGCTGCGCACCGGTACGCCCGCCGAGGTGGCCACCGAGGTCAGCGTCAACACGGCGTACGGCGTGGAGCGCGTGGTGCGCGACGCGTACGAGCGGGCCAACGCCCGCCCCCGCAAGAAGCTGACGCTGGTCCACAAGAACAACGTCCTCGTCTTCGCCGGTCACCTGTGGAAGAACATCTTCGACACGGTCGGCAAGGAGTACCCCGAGGTCACCACCGACTACCTGCACGTCGACGCCGCGACGATCTTCTTTGTCACCCAGCCCGAGCGCTTCGACGTCATCGTCACGGACAACCTCTTCGGTGACATCCTCACCGACCTCGCCGCCGCCGTGACCGGCGGAATCGGCCTGGCCGCCTCCGGGAACATCAACCCGACCGGCGCCTTCCCGTCCATGTTCGAGCCGGTCCACGGCTCGGCCCCGGACATCGCGGGCACCGGCAAGGCCGACCCGACCGCGACGATCCTCTCCGTCGCCCTCCTGCTGCGCCACCTGGGTTACGAGGCCCAGGCCGCCCGCATCGAGGACGCGGTCACGGCCGACCTGGCCGGACGCGACGGCACCTTCCGCAGCACGGACGAGATCGGCGACGCACTCGCCGCACGAGTAGCCGGCTGACCCGGCAGTTCCACTTCCAGGAAGCCGCCGGGTGGCACACCGCACCCGGCGGCTTTTCCTGTACGGCCCCGGGTGCCACCATCTCCCCTGGGCCGCACAACACCCCGTTTCACCGAAGCCTCCCCTCGCGCGATAATCGAACGCGAGGCCGCGGAATACGGGGAAGCTCGGACGTCCTAGTACGCCGTGAGCGCGGTCCGCCCTACGAACCGGTGAAGGACAAGCACTCATGACGACGCCCACGATCGAGCTGAAGCCCTCCTCGAACCCCCTGTCCGACGCGGAGCGCGAGGCGATCCTGGCCAGCCCCGGTTTCGGCCGCCACTTCACCGATCACATGGTGACGATCAAGTGGACCGAGGGCCGCGGCTGGCACGACGCCGAGCTGGTCCCCTACGCGCCGCTGTCGATGGACCCGGCGAACATGACGCTGCACTACGCGCAGACGATCTTCGAGGGCCTCAAGGCCTACCACCAGCCCGACGGCACCGTCTCCACCTTCCGCCCGCAGGCCAACGCCGAGCGGTTCCAGCGCTCCGCCCGCCGCATGGCCATGCCGGAACTGCCGACCGAGCTGTTCATCGAGGCCTGCGACGCGCTCATCAAGCAGGACCGCGCCTGGGTGCCGGACTCGGGTGAAGCCTCCCTGTACCTGCGCCCGTTCATGTTCGCGAGCGAGGTCGGCCTCGGTGTCCGCCCCGCGAACGAGTTCCTCTTCATCGTCATCGCCTCCCCGGCGGGCGCCTACTTCCCCGGTGGCGTCAAGCCGGTCTCCGTCTGGCTTTCCGAGCAGTACGTCCGCGCCGTCAAGGGCGGCACCGGCGACGCCAAGACCGGAGGCAACTACGCGGCCTCCCTCGTGGCCCAGGCCCAGGCGGCCTCCCACGGCTGCGACCAGGTGGTCTGGCTCGACGCGATCGAGCACCGCTGGATCGAGGAGATGGGCGGCATGAACCTGTACTTCGTGTACGGCGACCGGATCGTCACCCCGGAGCTGACCGGCTCGCTCCTCCCCGGCATCACCCGCGACTCCCTCCTCACCATCGCCCGTGACCTCGGCTACACCGCCGAAGAGGGCCGCATCACCACCGAGGACTGGAAGCGCGACAACGAGAACGGCACCCTCACCGAGGTGTTCGCCTGCGGCACCGCCGCCGTCATCACCCCGGTCGGCTCGGTCAAGTCCGAGCGCGCCGACTGGACCCAGGGCAACGGCGAGCCCGGCGAGGTCACCATGAAGCTCCGCAAGGCGCTCCTGGACCTCCAGACCGGCCACGCCGCCGACACCCACGGCTGGATGCACCCGCTCGGCTAGCCGCTCCCGCTTCCGTACGTACGAAGGCCCGCGCTCCCCCATCGGGGAAGCGCGGGCCTTCGTACGTACGGGGGAGGCGCGGCGGCTCAGACGCCGGCCAGCTCCTCGGCGGGGGTGGCGGCCGGGGCCTGGGCGGCCGCGCCGCGGGCGGTCAGCGCCGTGTAGACGAGGCCTCCGGCCAGGCCGGAGAAGATGAAGGAGCAGTCCACTCCGCCGGTCAGGGCGAGCAGCGGGCCCTCGTAGAAGGGCGTGCTCACGGCCAGCAGGCCCACGACCGCGCCGATCGCCCAGGAGGCGGTGGCGCTCGGGTTCCAGCCGCCCCGGTACCAGTAGATCCCGCCCACCGAGCGGCGGTTGAAGACCTGGAGCGCCTCGGCGTCGTAGCGCCCCCGGCACCGGACGAAGCCGATCAGGGTGATCACGGCCCACGGGGTGCCGATCGCGGTCAGCAGCAGCACGAAGGAGGTCATCGCGGACTGCACGTTCCACTCGAAGGAACCGACGAAGACGAAGGCCGTGGCGACGGCGGCGGCGATCACGGTGGCCTTGGTGCGGGTGGCCTTGGGGACGATCGCGTCGAGGTCCAGGCCCATCGAGTAGAGCATCAGCCCGGCGTTGCCCACCGAGCCGGCCGCGGCGGCGGCCAGCAGCGGGACCAGGTACCAGAAGGGCGAGGCGGCCACGAGGGGCCCGGCGTAGTCCTCGGCCCCGGCCTTGGCGGCGAGCGCGGTGTAGGTGCCGAACAGCTGCGGTATCAGCAGGCCGATCAGCAGGCCGAAGCCGGTGGCCCAGAACACCTTGCGGGGGCTGTGCCTGCGGGGGGAGACGTAGCGGGTGTAGTCGCCGAGCAGAGTGATGAAGGCGACGGGACCGCTGAGGCCCGCGGCGACGGCGGCGAGCAGCCAGGTCGGCCAGAAGCCGCCGAGGAGGTACGCGGGCTCCGCGGCGGTGGCGGTGAAGTCGGGGGCGTAGGCGAAGACGCCGATCGCGAGCAGGACCACCATGCCGATGGAGAGGATCTTGCTCATGCGCAGCAGGAGCCGGTAGCCGAAGACGGCCCCGACGACGGTACAGGCGGCGAGCACGCCGTACATCGCGGCCCGCGAGACACCGGTGTCCGGCAGCCCGGTGAGCCGGGAGAGGGCGCCCACCATCACATCGCCGCCGATCCACAGCGTCAGCGCGGTGTAGCCGAGCGAGAGCAGCAGGCCCACGACCGAGCCGACGAGCCGGCCGCGGACGCCGAACTGGGCGCCGCTGGAGGTGGACAGGTTGGTCGCGGTCCGCAGCGAGACCAGCGCCAGCGGCGCGGTGACGGCGATTCCCACGATGGTGCCGGTCACGATGGCGGTGACCGACGGCCACAGGCCCAGTCCGAAGGACGGGGGCAGCCAGCCGAAGACGATCACACCGAGGCAGAGATTGGATCCGAGGAGGATCGAGATCAGGTCACGTGGACCGCTCGTTCGCTCCTCCTCCGGGATGGTGTCGACTCCGCGCTGTTCGATGGGCATGGGGGGACTCCCTTGGCAGGGCGGGGGGCGGCGATGCAATGTTTGAGCGACATTCAATGTGACCTAAGGCCTGGTCTCAGGTCAATGCTTCATTACCGAGAAATGAAGAGTTAGAGTGATGCTCTAACCCATCGACTCAAAAGGTGGTGGATCGGCGTGCGGCTGACCCCTACGGAGCGCGACCGGCTGCTGCTCCGCAGCGCTGCGGAACTGGCCAGGGCCCGGCGGGCCCGCGGACTCAAGCTCAACGTCCCGGAGGCCACCGCGCTCATCGCGGACACGGCCTGCGAGGCCGCGCGCGACGGCAAGCGGCTCGCGGAGGCCATCGAGGAGGCCCGCTCGGTGCTGGGCCCGGACGACGTCCTGCCCGGCGTCAGCGACGTGGTCACCGAGGTGCACGTGGAGGCCGTCTTCGACGACGGATCCCGCCTCGCGGTCATCCCGTCCCCGATCCGCGGCGCCGCAGGCCTCGGCGAGAACGCCCCCGGCGCGGTCGTGCCCGGCCCCGGCGCCCCCCAGCCGGAGCCCACCGTCCACCTGCACGTGCGCAACACCGCGACCGTGCCGGTCAGCGTCACCTCCCACTTCCACTTCTTCGAGGCGAACCCGCGCCTCGACTTCGACCGCGCGGCGGCGTACGGCATGCGGCTGTGCGTACCGGCGGGCTCCTCCGTCCGCTTCGACCCCGGCGGCGAGGCCGAGGTCGGGCTGGTCCCGATCGGCGGCGAGCGGATCGCCGTCGGCTTCGCCGGACTGGTGGACGGCCCCCTCGACGCCCCGGGCGCCAAGGCCGAGGCCCTGCGCCGCGCCGCCGCCTGCGGCTACCTCGGCACCGAGACCACCGGGACCACCGGGACCACCGATGTCACGGACGGAGACCAGGCGTGAGCAAGCAGACCCGGCACAGCGACCACTGCGCCCCCGGCAGCCGGCACATCGACCCGCAGGAGTACGCCTCCGTCTTCGGCCCCCGCGCCGGGGACCGGGTCCGGCTCGGCGACTCCGGGCTGACCGTCCGCGTGGAGTCCGACGCGCAGAAGCCGGGCGACGAGTTCCTGGCCGGTTTCGGCAAGACCGCCCGGGACGGACTGCACCTGAAGGCCGCGGCCGTCCGCGACACCTGCGACGTCGTCATCAGCAACGTCCTGGTCATCGACGCGGTCCTCGGCATCCGCAAGGTGTCCATCGGCATCCGCGAGGGCCGCATCCACGCGATCGGCCGGGCCGGGAACCCGGACACCCTCGACGGGGTGGACGTGGTGGTCGGCACCGGCACGTCCATCGTCTCCGGCGAGGGCATGATCGCCACCGCCGGAGCCGTGGACACCCATGTCCACCTGCTCTCCCCGCGGATCATGGAGGCCTCGCTCGCGGCGGGCGTCACCACGATCATCGGTCAGGAGTTCGGCCCCGTCTGGGGCGTCGGAGTCAACTCCCCGTGGGCGCTGAAGCACGCCTTCAACGCCTTCGACGCCTGGCCCGTCAACATCGGCTTCCTCGCCCGCGGCTCCTCCTCCCACGACGCCCCCCTCATCGAGGCCCTCGCCGAGGGCGGCGCGTCCGGCTTCAAGGTCCACGAGGACATGGGCGCGCACACCCGCGCCCTGGACACCGCCCTGCGGGTGGCCGAGGAGTACGACGTACAGGTCGCCCTGCACAGCGACGGCCTCAACGAGTGCCTCTCCGTCGAGGACACCCTGCGCGTCCTGGACGGGCGCACCATCCACGCCTTCCACATCGAGGGCTGCGGCGGCGGGCACGTCCCCAACGTCCTCAAGATGGCGGGCGTCCCGAACGTCATCGGGTCCTCGACCAACCCGACCCTGCCCTTCGGGCGGGACGCCGTCGCCGAGCACTACGGCATGATCGTCTCCGTCCACGACCTCAAGCCCGACCTCCCCGGCGACGCGGCCATGGCCCGCGACCGGATCCGCGCGGGCACGATGGGGGCCGAGGACGTCCTGCACGACCTGGGCGCCATCGGCATCACCTCCTCCGACGCCCAGGGCATGGGCCGCGCGGGCGAGACCATCCGCCGCACCTTCGCCATGGCCGCGAAGATGAAGGGCGAACTGGGCCCGCTGGAAGGCGACGGCGAGGGCGACGACAACGCCCGCGTGCTGCGCTACATGGCCAAGCTGACCATCAACCCGGCCATCGCCCACGGCCTGGCCCACGAGATCGGCTCCATCGAGGTCGGCAAACTCGCCGACATCGTGCTGTGGCGCCCGCAGTTCTTCGGCGCGAAGCCGCAGCTCGTCCTGAAGTCCGGATTCCCGGCCTACGGGGTCACCGGCGACCCCAACGCGGCCACCGACACCTGTGAACCCCTCGTCCTGGGGCCGCAGTTCGGCTCGTACGGCGCCACCGCGGCCGACATCTCCGTCGCCTTCGTCTCCGCCGCCGCGGCGGCGCTCGGCAGCGACGAGATGCCCACCCGCAGGCGCCGCGTCGCCGTCCGCGGCACCCGCGGCATCGGACCCAAGGACCTCCTCCTCAACTCCCGGGTGGGCGCGGTCGATGTGGACGCGCGCAGCGGACTCGTCAGCCTCGACGGCGACCCGCTGCGCTCCGAGGCGGCCGACTCCGTGTCACTGAACCGCCTCTACTTCCTCTGATCCGCCCGGATCGATCCCCCCGATCCGCCCCTCCTGCACCGCCCGCAGCCCGGAAGGACCCCCCCCGTCATGACCGCCACCCCCGCCACCCCCGCTTCCGACGGCTTCCGCATGCCCCCCGAGTGGGCTCCCCACGAGCGCACCTGGATGGCCTGGCCCAGCCCGAACCCGACCTTCACCAACGAGCGGGAGCTGGCCGAGGCCCGCGAGGCCTGGGGCGCCGTCGCCCGCGCCGTGCGCGGCTTCGAACCGGTGACCCTGGTCGTCGCGCCCGGCGACGCCGCGAGCGCCCGCGCCCTCGTCGGCGAGGACGTCGAGCTGGTGGAGCGCGAGCTGGACGACGCCTGGATGCGGGACATCGGCCCGACCTTCGTCACCAACGACGCGGGCGAACTGGCCGCCGTGGACTGGACCTTCAACGGCTGGGGCGCCCAGGAATGGGCCCGCTGGGAGCACGACTCGAAGGTCGCGCGGCACGTCTCCGACCTGGCCGGCACCCGGACGTACAGCACCCCCCTCGTCAATGAGGGCGGCGCGATCCACGTCGACGGCGAGGGTACGGTCCTGCTCACCGACACCGTGCAGCTGGGCCAGGGCCGCAACCCCGACTGGACCCGGGAGCAGGTCGAGCGGGAGATCCACGCGCACCTGGGCACCACCAAGGCGATCTGGCTGCCCTACGGCCTGGCCGGCGACTACGGCACCTACGGCACCCAGGGCCACGTGGACATCGTCGCGGCCTTCGCCCGCCCCGGCGTGGTGCTGGTGCACACCCAGCCCGACCCGGCGCATCCCGACCACGAGCGCTGCAAGCTGATCGCGGCCCTGCTGCGCGCCCAGACCGACGCCCGGGGGCGCAGGCTGGAGGTCGTCGAGGTGCCCGCGCCGACCGTGCTGGAGGAGGACGGCGAGTGGGTCGACTACTCCTACATCAACCACTACCTGTGCAACGACGGCGTGGTGCTGTGCTCCTTCGACGACCCGCGCGACGAGGAGGCCGCCGAGATCTTCCGCGGACTGTTCCCCGAGCGGACCGTCCGCCCGGTTGACGCGCGTACGATTTTCGCCGGGGGTGGCGGTATCCACTGCATCACCCAGCAACAGCCGAAGGTGTGACCTGCGGCGGACGACAAGGAGTGGCCCATGGTGGCCGGTGGGGTACGCGCGCGGAAGAACGCGCCGCCGCGCGAGGACGTACTCGTCGCCGCCATGGCCACGATCGCCGAGCGCGGCCTGGAGGGCCTGACCATGGCCGGTCTGGGCCGTCAGGTCGGGATGAGCAGCGGCCACCTCCTCTACTACTTCCGCAGCAAGGACGAACTCCTCCTGCAGACCCTGGAGTGGAGCGAGGCCGCCCTCGGCGACGAGCGGCGCGCCCTGCTCTCGCGCCGCGGCCCGGCCCTCGAACGGATCCGGCGGTACGTCGACCTGTACGTGCCCCTCGGCGCCCGCGACCCGCACTGGACCCTGTGGATGGAGGTCTGGAACCGCTCGCAGAACGCCGGGCCCGAGGAACGCGAACGCCAGGCCGCCATCGAGGGCGCCTGGCACCGCGACCTGGTGGCACTGCTCGCCGAGGGCGTCTCGCGCGGGGAGTTCCGGCCGGTCGACCCCGACCGGTTCGGGGCCCGGCTGCGGGCGCTGCTGGACGGGTTCAGCATCCAGCTGGCCGTGGGCCTGCCCGGGATCGGGCGCGCCGACATCCTGGCGCACGTCGCGGAATTCCTCGGCGAGGCGCTCGTACAGCCTGCTCCGCCCGGATCCTGAGACGGCCCGCTCGCGGGACGGGACGTGTGGCAGACTGCGGGCGTGCTTGCTCAGCCCATGATTACCGGCAGCAGCGCGCCGGTCCGCCGTGACCGCTGACACCGTGGAAGACCTTCGCGGCAGCGGCATCGTGCCCCAGACCCGCGCGCAGACCTCTCGCACCCGCGAGGGGTTTTTTCGTTTCCCGGCCCCATCCCTGCCGGGAGCCGACCGCGCGCGATGATGGGGGCAAGCGACGGCGGCCTTCCCTCGGGCGGACATCCGGAGCCACTCATCCGACAGGAGTCAGATCAGCATGACGACGACAGAGGCGACAGCGGCGAGCGCGGCCCTCGACGACGGCTTCCACGTCTTCGACACCACGCTGCGCGACGGCGCACAGCGCGAGGGCATCAACCTCACCGTCGCGGACAAGCTGACGATCGCCCGGCACCTCGACGACTTCGGCGTGGGCTTCATCGAAGGCGGCTGGCCCGGCGCCAACCCGCGCGACACCGAGTTCTTCGCCCGCGCCCGCACCGAGATCGACTTCAAGCACGCCCAGCTCGTCGCCTTCGGCGCGACCCGGCGCGCGGGCGGCTCGGCGGCCGCGGACCCGCAGGTCCGCGCCCTGCTGGAGTCCGGCGCCCCGGTCATCACCCTGGTGGCCAAGTCCCACGACCGGCACGTCGAGCTGGCCCTGCGCACCACCCTGGACGAGAACCTCGACATGGTCCGGGACACCGTCTCCTACCTGCGCGAGCAGGGCCGGCGCGTGTTCGTGGACTGCGAGCACTTCTTCGACGGCTACCGCGCCAACCCCGCCTACGCGAAGTCGGTCGTGCGTGCCGCCCACGAGGCCGGCGCCGACGTGGTCATCCTCTGCGACACCAACGGCGGCATGCTGCCCGCCCAGGTGAGCGCCGTCGTCGCCACCGTCCTCGCCGACACCGGCGCGCGGCTCGGCATCCACGCCCAGGACGACACGGGCTGCGCGGTCGCCAACACCCTCGCCGCCGTGGACGCGGGCGCCACCCACGTCCAGTGCACCGCCAACGGCTACGGCGAGCGGGTCGGCAACGCCAACCTGTTCCCGGTCGTGGCCGCGCTGGAGATCAAGTACGGCCGTACGGTCCTCCCCGCGGGCGCGCTGGCCGAGATGACCCGGATCTCGCACGCCATCGCCGAGGTCGTCAACCTCACCCCCTCCACCCACCAGCCGTACGTCGGCGTCTCGGCCTTCGCCCACAAGGCGGGCCTGCACGCCTCGGCGATCAAGGTGGACCCGGACCTCTACCAGCACATCGACCCCGAGCGGGTCGGCAACACCATGCGGATGCTGGTCTCCGACATGGCCGGGCGCGCCTCGATCGAGCTGAAGGGCAAGGAGCTGGGCGTCGACCTCGGCGGGGACCGCGCCCTGATCTCCCGCGTGGTCGAGCGGGTCAAGGAGCGCGAGCTGGCGGGCTACACCTTCGAGGCCGCCGACGCCTCCTTCGAGCTGCTGCTGCGGGCCGAGGTCGAGGGCCGGGCGCGCAAGTACTTCCGTACCGAGTCCTGGCGCGCGATCGTCGAGGACCGCCCCGACGGCACGCACGCCAACGAGGCCACGGTGAAGCTGTGGGCCAAGGGCGAGCGGATCGTCGCCACCGCGGAGGGCAACGGCCCGGTCAACGCGCTCGACCGGGCCCTGCGGGGGGCGCTGGAGCGCTTCTACCCCCAGCTCGCCAAGTTCGAGCTGATCGACTACAAGGTCCGCATCCTGGAGGGCAAGCACGGCACGGACTCCACGACCCGGGTGCTCATCGCCACGACCGACGGCCACCGCGAGTGGTCCACGGTGGGCGTGGGCACGAACGTGATCGCGGCCTCCTGGCAGGCCCTGGAGGACGCGTTCACCTACGGTCTGCTGCGCGCGGGCGTGGAACCGGCGGAGTAGCCTCCGGACGGCTGCCAGGGGCCCGGAGACGGGCCCCTGGCCCTTTATGTCCAGCTCACACGGGAAACAACCGGTTCAGGTACCGTCGAGGCCATGAGGACCAGGCTGATTTCCGCTCTCTCCGGTCTGCTGCTGGCCCTGTCCGCGACCGCCCTCGTGGTCGCGCCCCAGGCGTCCGCGGCCACCGGACCCGCGACCGTGGCGGAGGCCCTCAAGAAGGGCCCGGTCTACGTCGACCCCCGCGCCGAGGCGCAGCTGCCGAAGGACCAGGCGGACGCCCTCGCGAAGAAGATCAAGGACGCGGGCAAGCCGGTGTTCGTCGCGGTGCTGCCCGCGAACGCCGAGTTCCCGGCCGACAGCGTGCTGCGCACCGTCCGTACCGAGACC
This is a stretch of genomic DNA from Streptomyces sp. NBC_00536. It encodes these proteins:
- the ureA gene encoding urease subunit gamma; this encodes MRLTPTERDRLLLRSAAELARARRARGLKLNVPEATALIADTACEAARDGKRLAEAIEEARSVLGPDDVLPGVSDVVTEVHVEAVFDDGSRLAVIPSPIRGAAGLGENAPGAVVPGPGAPQPEPTVHLHVRNTATVPVSVTSHFHFFEANPRLDFDRAAAYGMRLCVPAGSSVRFDPGGEAEVGLVPIGGERIAVGFAGLVDGPLDAPGAKAEALRRAAACGYLGTETTGTTGTTDVTDGDQA
- the cimA gene encoding citramalate synthase, whose amino-acid sequence is MTTTEATAASAALDDGFHVFDTTLRDGAQREGINLTVADKLTIARHLDDFGVGFIEGGWPGANPRDTEFFARARTEIDFKHAQLVAFGATRRAGGSAAADPQVRALLESGAPVITLVAKSHDRHVELALRTTLDENLDMVRDTVSYLREQGRRVFVDCEHFFDGYRANPAYAKSVVRAAHEAGADVVILCDTNGGMLPAQVSAVVATVLADTGARLGIHAQDDTGCAVANTLAAVDAGATHVQCTANGYGERVGNANLFPVVAALEIKYGRTVLPAGALAEMTRISHAIAEVVNLTPSTHQPYVGVSAFAHKAGLHASAIKVDPDLYQHIDPERVGNTMRMLVSDMAGRASIELKGKELGVDLGGDRALISRVVERVKERELAGYTFEAADASFELLLRAEVEGRARKYFRTESWRAIVEDRPDGTHANEATVKLWAKGERIVATAEGNGPVNALDRALRGALERFYPQLAKFELIDYKVRILEGKHGTDSTTRVLIATTDGHREWSTVGVGTNVIAASWQALEDAFTYGLLRAGVEPAE
- a CDS encoding urease subunit alpha produces the protein MSKQTRHSDHCAPGSRHIDPQEYASVFGPRAGDRVRLGDSGLTVRVESDAQKPGDEFLAGFGKTARDGLHLKAAAVRDTCDVVISNVLVIDAVLGIRKVSIGIREGRIHAIGRAGNPDTLDGVDVVVGTGTSIVSGEGMIATAGAVDTHVHLLSPRIMEASLAAGVTTIIGQEFGPVWGVGVNSPWALKHAFNAFDAWPVNIGFLARGSSSHDAPLIEALAEGGASGFKVHEDMGAHTRALDTALRVAEEYDVQVALHSDGLNECLSVEDTLRVLDGRTIHAFHIEGCGGGHVPNVLKMAGVPNVIGSSTNPTLPFGRDAVAEHYGMIVSVHDLKPDLPGDAAMARDRIRAGTMGAEDVLHDLGAIGITSSDAQGMGRAGETIRRTFAMAAKMKGELGPLEGDGEGDDNARVLRYMAKLTINPAIAHGLAHEIGSIEVGKLADIVLWRPQFFGAKPQLVLKSGFPAYGVTGDPNAATDTCEPLVLGPQFGSYGATAADISVAFVSAAAAALGSDEMPTRRRRVAVRGTRGIGPKDLLLNSRVGAVDVDARSGLVSLDGDPLRSEAADSVSLNRLYFL
- a CDS encoding 3-isopropylmalate dehydrogenase, translated to MATSINLAVIPGDGIGQEVVAQGLKVLTAVLPQDVKLETKEYDLGAQRWHRTGETLPDADLAALKQHDAILLGAIGDPSVPSGVLERGLLLKLRFAFDHFINLRPSKLFPNTATPLAGRPEIDFVVVREGTEGPYTGNGGSLRTGTPAEVATEVSVNTAYGVERVVRDAYERANARPRKKLTLVHKNNVLVFAGHLWKNIFDTVGKEYPEVTTDYLHVDAATIFFVTQPERFDVIVTDNLFGDILTDLAAAVTGGIGLAASGNINPTGAFPSMFEPVHGSAPDIAGTGKADPTATILSVALLLRHLGYEAQAARIEDAVTADLAGRDGTFRSTDEIGDALAARVAG
- a CDS encoding agmatine deiminase family protein, producing MTATPATPASDGFRMPPEWAPHERTWMAWPSPNPTFTNERELAEAREAWGAVARAVRGFEPVTLVVAPGDAASARALVGEDVELVERELDDAWMRDIGPTFVTNDAGELAAVDWTFNGWGAQEWARWEHDSKVARHVSDLAGTRTYSTPLVNEGGAIHVDGEGTVLLTDTVQLGQGRNPDWTREQVEREIHAHLGTTKAIWLPYGLAGDYGTYGTQGHVDIVAAFARPGVVLVHTQPDPAHPDHERCKLIAALLRAQTDARGRRLEVVEVPAPTVLEEDGEWVDYSYINHYLCNDGVVLCSFDDPRDEEAAEIFRGLFPERTVRPVDARTIFAGGGGIHCITQQQPKV
- a CDS encoding cytosine permease, whose product is MPIEQRGVDTIPEEERTSGPRDLISILLGSNLCLGVIVFGWLPPSFGLGLWPSVTAIVTGTIVGIAVTAPLALVSLRTATNLSTSSGAQFGVRGRLVGSVVGLLLSLGYTALTLWIGGDVMVGALSRLTGLPDTGVSRAAMYGVLAACTVVGAVFGYRLLLRMSKILSIGMVVLLAIGVFAYAPDFTATAAEPAYLLGGFWPTWLLAAVAAGLSGPVAFITLLGDYTRYVSPRRHSPRKVFWATGFGLLIGLLIPQLFGTYTALAAKAGAEDYAGPLVAASPFWYLVPLLAAAAAGSVGNAGLMLYSMGLDLDAIVPKATRTKATVIAAAVATAFVFVGSFEWNVQSAMTSFVLLLTAIGTPWAVITLIGFVRCRGRYDAEALQVFNRRSVGGIYWYRGGWNPSATASWAIGAVVGLLAVSTPFYEGPLLALTGGVDCSFIFSGLAGGLVYTALTARGAAAQAPAATPAEELAGV
- a CDS encoding TetR/AcrR family transcriptional regulator, which translates into the protein MVAGGVRARKNAPPREDVLVAAMATIAERGLEGLTMAGLGRQVGMSSGHLLYYFRSKDELLLQTLEWSEAALGDERRALLSRRGPALERIRRYVDLYVPLGARDPHWTLWMEVWNRSQNAGPEERERQAAIEGAWHRDLVALLAEGVSRGEFRPVDPDRFGARLRALLDGFSIQLAVGLPGIGRADILAHVAEFLGEALVQPAPPGS
- a CDS encoding branched-chain amino acid aminotransferase codes for the protein MTTPTIELKPSSNPLSDAEREAILASPGFGRHFTDHMVTIKWTEGRGWHDAELVPYAPLSMDPANMTLHYAQTIFEGLKAYHQPDGTVSTFRPQANAERFQRSARRMAMPELPTELFIEACDALIKQDRAWVPDSGEASLYLRPFMFASEVGLGVRPANEFLFIVIASPAGAYFPGGVKPVSVWLSEQYVRAVKGGTGDAKTGGNYAASLVAQAQAASHGCDQVVWLDAIEHRWIEEMGGMNLYFVYGDRIVTPELTGSLLPGITRDSLLTIARDLGYTAEEGRITTEDWKRDNENGTLTEVFACGTAAVITPVGSVKSERADWTQGNGEPGEVTMKLRKALLDLQTGHAADTHGWMHPLG